Below is a window of Deinococcus multiflagellatus DNA.
GCTCATACTGGTCATTCAGATCGTCGAGGCGCTTGCTCTGCCCTTCCAGCCGCGCCTCGGTTTCCGCAAAGGCGTCACCAATCTGCGCGGCGCTGTCACTGAATCTGGGGATCAGCAGCAGCGCGGTTTCCAGCACGCTCGCGCTGATCTTGCCCTCTGCCGCCAGATCGCGCAGCGCCTGGGTAAACCCGGCCACCTCGCTGCTGAGCTTGGGCATGTTGTTGATGATTCTTGCCAGGGGGATCTGGCTGGGCACGCTCTGGCCACCGCGGGCGTCAATGCCGCCCAGGTTCAGGTTGCCCAGTTCAGCGAGGGCCGCCTGCCCCGCCTCTGCCCCCTCGATCAGTGCGTTCTTAATGGCCTGCTGCGCCACCTGCACGCGCTCGGCGCCCGCCTCGGCGGCCTGACCCAGGGCGGTGTAATAGGAGCGGTAAGCGGCCGTGACCGCGCCAGATTGCACCAGGGCGGCGCTGTCCTTGATCGCCCGGCGCTGGGCATCCGTGGCCCCCTGGGGGATTGAGGCCACCGCCTGGTCATAGGCGGCCCGGGCGGTGCGCTTCGCTTCGAGCAGCTGCGCGCCAGCCACCTGCCGGGCCTGTTCCGTGATGCGCCGGGCGTAGTTCTGTTCGACTTTCAGGGTGAGGCTCAGGTCACCCTCGGTCTGCTTCAAGCGGGCGGTGCGGGCCCGTTCAATGGCGTTCAGGGCGTCCTGTTCCGCGCTGGTGCGCTGGCGCAGCTGGTCCTGGCTGAGGCGGGTGAGCTGGGTTTCAGCCTGGGCCTGATCGCGCCGGATCGCTTCGGCCTTGCGTTTGGCCTCTTCTGCCTTGCGCTCGGCTTCACGGGTGGCCTGCTCACGTTCCCGCTCCTGACGCTCACGCATCTGCTGCTCACCAGCCAGGGCGTCACGGGCGCGCTGCAGGGCCTCACGCTGGGCTACGCCATCATCTGTAAATCCCTTGATCTTCGCGGCCAGGGCTTCCCGCTCGGCGCGCGTGCCACTCTCCTTCACCCGGGCTTCTTCGTCCGCGAGTTTGCGGGCCGCTGCCATCTGGGCCTGCACCTGTTTCTCGGTCGCGTCGGTGGCCGCGCGGGCGGTGCGCTCCGCGGTGGCCCGCACAGCTTCCAGCGCGGCGCGGTTGCTCTCCGACTGCTTCTCCCACTTCTGCAGCGCGGCGGTGGCCGTGTTCCAGGCCTTGGGGTCGTTGGCTTTCACTGCCGCGTCAATCGCGGCCTGCAACTGGCGGGCCTTGATGATCTGCGCGTCGGTAATCACCGTAGAGCGATTACTGGGGCCTGTCCCCCCTGCCGTGCCAGTGGGGGCAGGCCCAGACATGCCCAGGTTGGGGTTCGGGGTGAGGGTACGGGGGTCCAGGGGGCGGCCCTGGGCGTCCCGCACCTCGACGTGCAGATGCGGCCCGGAGCTCTGGCCCGTGCTGCCCGTGCGGCCCAGCAGGGTGCCGGCGGACACCTTGAGGTTACCCTGGGCCAGTTGCTTCTTCAGGTCTTCACTGATGCTGTTCAGGTGCCCGAGCAGGATCTGGCGGCCCTGCTGGTCAATGAGTTTGACCAGGTTGCCGAACCCGGACTTGTCCCACCCGGCGAAGGCAATGGTGCCGTCTGTGGGCGCGTAAACGCGGGTGTTCATCGGGGTGCCGATGTCCACCCCCTTGTGCGTGCCGTCCTCATACCCAGGCTTGCCGCGCATGCGCTGCGCGTAGGGGGTGGCCCCGAAGTCCTGCGTCACCTGGTACCCGCCCACACCCAGGGCCTTCAGGAACTCCGGCAGGGAAATCAGGCCCAGCGCGTCCTGCACCCGGACCACGCTGGCATTCCCCTGCATGATGGCGCCGTTCGTCCGGCTGCCCACCGTGTTCAGGCTGTCCTGCCCGGCGAACACGGTTTCAATGCCCCACTGCGCGCCCTGCTGCGCCCCGGCGAAGACGTTCCCCGCCCCGTTGCGGGCAATGTCCGCTAGGGCGTCCCACTGGCTGGCAAACGCCCCGCGCGCGGTCTGCAGGGCGCCGGTCAGGTCACCACTCATCAGCTGCTTCCACGCGGTCTGCAGCGCGGTGAGGCTGGTCATGGTGGTGCTGAACAGCCGCTGAATCTCACTCAGCGCCGCGTCAATGCCGCCCTTCAGGCCGCCGGTCACGATCATGCCGAAGCCCAGGAGGGCGGTGGCCACTCCGCCCACCAGGGCGCCCAGGTCTCCGAGGAAAGCAATGAGCACCTTGACCGCCTGCGCGGTCTGGGTGAGGAACACGGCCGTTTCTTTCAGGGCGGGGACGAGGGTGCCGCGGTTCTCGCGTGCCCAGTCCATCGCGCTCTGGATCGCGCGGGTGGTCTCCCGGGTGAGGGCGGCCACCACCGGCATCAGTTCGCGCCCGATTTCCTCCCGCGCTTCAGTGATGGCGCGCTTGTTTTCCTGCTGGGCGCGGGTGTAATCGTTCAGCACCGCGTCCAGGGCATCGACTTCGGTGGCGGTGGCCTTCATAACCAGATTGGCCACCATCTGGGCGCGCTGCATTTCATTCAGCTCGTCGGCGGTTTTGCCAATGGACTTCGCGTACTTGTCCATGGCGGGGCCCAGGTTCTCGCTGATGCCGATGCTGTTGAGAGCCGCGCTCAGACCCGTCACAGCCGCGTCCGCTACCCGGTCGAAACCATCCTCAGCGCTGCGCCCGAAGGCGATGGCACTGGCCGCAGCGCCGGTCATGGTTTGTTCGAGCACGCCCATGTCGCGGAAGCCGGCGCGCACCAGGACCGTGATGCTGTCCTTGACGCTGGTCATGCTGGCCCCGAACCGCTGCGCGAGACGCTGCGCGGTGGCGTCCGCCTCCACGAGCGGCACCTTGAACCGTTTCATGGTCAGTTCGAACACCTTGACCGTGGTGTCCGCCTTGTTCGCCTGATCCGCCAGACTGCGCATTCCTGCCGCAAGCTGCTGCAGACCCCCAATAATCTGCGGGCCAATCACGGCCAGCAGGCCCGCGCGCAGGGTGTTCAAACCCGACGTGGCCCCCTGCGCCAACCCCCCGATCTGACTGGTA
It encodes the following:
- a CDS encoding peptidoglycan DD-metalloendopeptidase family protein, producing MATPDDILLRINAGVTGANDVTNLSRLIGQMNNELRATGTNSAQTRTQLERVRDGLLTASRGFAAGSTEATRLAQAAAQVQSQLNGLTRASNAATEAQRRQADAAARAAAAAAQAAQQQAHANSLTSQIGGLAQGATSGLNTLRAGLLAVIGPQIIGGLQQLAAGMRSLADQANKADTTVKVFELTMKRFKVPLVEADATAQRLAQRFGASMTSVKDSITVLVRAGFRDMGVLEQTMTGAAASAIAFGRSAEDGFDRVADAAVTGLSAALNSIGISENLGPAMDKYAKSIGKTADELNEMQRAQMVANLVMKATATEVDALDAVLNDYTRAQQENKRAITEAREEIGRELMPVVAALTRETTRAIQSAMDWARENRGTLVPALKETAVFLTQTAQAVKVLIAFLGDLGALVGGVATALLGFGMIVTGGLKGGIDAALSEIQRLFSTTMTSLTALQTAWKQLMSGDLTGALQTARGAFASQWDALADIARNGAGNVFAGAQQGAQWGIETVFAGQDSLNTVGSRTNGAIMQGNASVVRVQDALGLISLPEFLKALGVGGYQVTQDFGATPYAQRMRGKPGYEDGTHKGVDIGTPMNTRVYAPTDGTIAFAGWDKSGFGNLVKLIDQQGRQILLGHLNSISEDLKKQLAQGNLKVSAGTLLGRTGSTGQSSGPHLHVEVRDAQGRPLDPRTLTPNPNLGMSGPAPTGTAGGTGPSNRSTVITDAQIIKARQLQAAIDAAVKANDPKAWNTATAALQKWEKQSESNRAALEAVRATAERTARAATDATEKQVQAQMAAARKLADEEARVKESGTRAEREALAAKIKGFTDDGVAQREALQRARDALAGEQQMRERQEREREQATREAERKAEEAKRKAEAIRRDQAQAETQLTRLSQDQLRQRTSAEQDALNAIERARTARLKQTEGDLSLTLKVEQNYARRITEQARQVAGAQLLEAKRTARAAYDQAVASIPQGATDAQRRAIKDSAALVQSGAVTAAYRSYYTALGQAAEAGAERVQVAQQAIKNALIEGAEAGQAALAELGNLNLGGIDARGGQSVPSQIPLARIINNMPKLSSEVAGFTQALRDLAAEGKISASVLETALLLIPRFSDSAAQIGDAFAETEARLEGQSKRLDDLNDQYERGEIDADGYAQALLALAGSYARQAESAERLGQTNLAAFFRSAESEAVRLAESVGYVSDALRDLQALTEQNANDAAAFAGVDALFEGDAAAVAARLAEEITNGTPEELRGPARERFAERLKTWLAGVDLASVGSTLLNSLLTKLDGKDSTFAQQFSRVLTEAASSLRTADLDGALSAVVQGLSDAEGALGPNGLLGADAAGISAYANALKTALPLLERVALLAKGTDLEGAAQGAVDGARDQLAAATGRLSELFERYAQSGEANPLEQTLSGITAAVDQANAQFTAGLITGEAYSAVLLEQADVLTRLLPSLDALGDEGGEAAASVRALLTATLGLIPAARDLEPTLDGLQEQLLAMTDSNVALVKGFTQGTMTLQDFVTAAMETVPRLEALARAADLAGRPEIAAEYRAQAAELQKLGGSALRTAQGFQKFQTYAGYVRELAGAFAQLAGSVGNGDLEANLNGVANATARVADMAVDVAKLVATSGADIGAWVSLTVKVVSSIADAISGFQKARAEAAKAREDFGKQFSLINADAFSTFATRSRGFFADLFGGGPQVVREVNDLAANIAKAIESGVLGGFQNGIKGFLSGTGDLLTGIREGVRGALIDAVTQALIQGAILKGALGNLLTELTTTLAAGGDVTSIISQIGATLPGIAKTLEGVLKPIKTAIDKALPPTVTNPGSTTPSFGSGSSTFQAGAPTVVIDILSGTRDLIRGAEAASRLQMDAARLSYRAGEMLLLAAERMAGPHSTLTSGSR